A stretch of Treponema vincentii F0403 DNA encodes these proteins:
- the gatB gene encoding Asp-tRNA(Asn)/Glu-tRNA(Gln) amidotransferase subunit GatB — translation MSSELSYEVIIGCEIHCQLLTKTKAFCSCENRYGGMPNSRVCPVCLGLPGALPFISDEYVKLGIKAGFALGCTVNEFSKFDRKHYFYPDLVKGYQITQFDKPICENGKVEINMASPNEAPEMRTIRIERIHLEEDAGKSLHIEGSHSYVDYNRCGVPLIEIVSKPDMKSPEEAAQYMQTIREILKFIGVTDGNLEEGAMRCDANINLKVFENGKEYRTPISEIKNMNSFRTVRDACAYEVQRQLEEFKTDRQEYSADFKRTMGWDEPSGKTVIQRTKNSALDYRFMREPDIPPLVLSREYIDSVCKTVGELPAAKRERFKKEYGLSQFDVETLTAERSLAEWFEAAAVKTKDPKKVANWVLAEVLAVLNEKHIGLEQLPFGSDHIAELVNALDAQTITSKQAKDVFVEMMESGEHPQQIIKNRGMTQVSDAGAIEKLVDEVFAANPQAIADWKKGKTNVAGWLMGQVMKKSQGKANPNQTTELVQKKLAAL, via the coding sequence ATGAGTTCGGAATTATCCTACGAAGTAATAATCGGTTGTGAAATTCACTGCCAACTGTTAACAAAGACAAAAGCTTTTTGCTCCTGCGAAAACCGTTACGGAGGAATGCCTAATTCGCGTGTTTGTCCGGTATGTTTAGGGTTGCCCGGAGCTTTGCCGTTTATCAGCGACGAATATGTGAAACTCGGCATTAAGGCCGGTTTTGCGCTCGGCTGCACCGTCAATGAATTCAGTAAATTTGACCGTAAGCATTATTTTTATCCCGACTTAGTGAAAGGGTACCAAATTACGCAATTCGATAAACCGATTTGCGAAAACGGCAAGGTTGAAATCAACATGGCGTCTCCCAATGAAGCACCCGAGATGCGGACAATCCGAATTGAACGCATCCATCTTGAAGAAGATGCCGGTAAAAGTCTTCATATTGAAGGATCGCATAGCTATGTAGATTATAACCGCTGCGGGGTTCCGCTTATAGAAATCGTATCCAAACCGGATATGAAAAGCCCTGAAGAAGCGGCGCAATATATGCAGACGATTAGGGAAATTTTAAAGTTTATCGGCGTTACCGACGGTAACTTGGAAGAAGGGGCGATGCGCTGCGATGCAAACATCAACCTGAAAGTATTTGAAAACGGCAAAGAATACCGTACGCCTATTTCCGAAATTAAGAATATGAACTCGTTTAGAACGGTGCGCGATGCGTGTGCGTATGAGGTTCAGCGGCAGCTTGAGGAGTTTAAAACGGATCGGCAGGAATATTCGGCCGACTTTAAGCGCACGATGGGGTGGGACGAACCGAGCGGTAAGACGGTTATCCAGCGGACAAAAAACTCCGCACTGGACTACCGATTTATGCGTGAGCCGGATATTCCCCCGCTTGTACTGAGCAGAGAATATATCGATTCGGTATGTAAAACCGTCGGCGAATTACCGGCAGCAAAACGGGAACGGTTTAAGAAAGAGTACGGACTTTCTCAATTCGATGTGGAAACGCTTACAGCCGAGCGAAGTTTGGCGGAGTGGTTCGAAGCCGCCGCCGTTAAGACGAAAGACCCCAAAAAAGTTGCCAACTGGGTTCTTGCGGAAGTTCTTGCAGTATTGAACGAAAAGCATATCGGGCTCGAGCAATTGCCTTTCGGTTCCGATCATATTGCCGAATTGGTGAATGCACTCGATGCACAGACTATTACCAGTAAGCAGGCAAAGGATGTTTTTGTAGAAATGATGGAAAGCGGCGAACATCCGCAGCAGATCATTAAAAACAGGGGCATGACGCAGGTAAGCGATGCCGGCGCTATCGAAAAACTGGTAGACGAGGTCTTTGCGGCCAATCCTCAAGCTATCGCCGACTGGAAAAAAGGCAAAACCAATGTTGCCGGATGGCTGATGGGGCAGGTGATGAAAAAGTCGCAAGGCAAGGCGAATCCCAATCAGACTACGGAATTGGTACAAAAAAAACTTGCGGCGTTATAA
- a CDS encoding adenylate/guanylate cyclase domain-containing protein produces MSEQKEKNQQEKVRFPIGAKLVIMISVLLIIALGAITLLVTLFGSEDVQITAEENNRTVNAQAANSVESELSSIRANAFLLLDLINTAESSSSFAKQAATFYFERNPSVAAVLVTDSRRPDGVDRTLLNTTFFLSHELDPSLVETFLKQEREAAGQVEQGIMKILNAAPLFNQPMLVLFYPYKEKGLAQGLAVFFSAEKLSDGFGQGTLQTTYLVNDTGDVLIHPDFDLIRNGTNVSSFALFKQMRENGDTNRQMLFEDEAGKKYFGSYTRLSLGDAAVLTTAEAAQVLEPVNDTAKRNLYLSIAVLALSAMFVWFLSKSISTPIKLLTVAAHQIEAGEYELDLKPKTHDEVGLLTSSFVQMGKGLAERERLKDSFGRFINKEIAELAAQGRLALGGETKETTIFFSDIRSFTAISEKLEPFEVVGFLNEYMTQMVECVNDTHGVVDKFIGDAIMAVWGAPTSSGSPRQDALNCIRAALRMRAALMQFNRGRGGDKKPIIRIGCGINSGPVVAGQIGSQKRMEYTVIGDAVNLASRTEALNKPMGTDILITEYTYKLVHDEVLVEEMPSVTVKGKEKPLRMFAVINMPNEKGIPGAGEQGPTSLNQIRNVLGIPIPDFAKVNLNEDEKKYKIQS; encoded by the coding sequence ATGTCGGAACAAAAAGAAAAAAATCAACAGGAAAAGGTACGTTTTCCTATAGGCGCGAAATTGGTTATCATGATTTCCGTTTTGCTCATCATTGCGCTTGGCGCTATTACGCTGCTGGTAACATTATTCGGCAGTGAAGATGTTCAAATTACAGCCGAAGAAAACAACCGAACGGTGAACGCGCAAGCTGCAAATTCCGTTGAAAGCGAACTCTCTTCTATTAGAGCAAATGCTTTTTTGCTTTTGGATCTTATCAATACGGCTGAAAGTTCAAGCAGTTTTGCAAAACAGGCTGCAACCTTTTATTTTGAACGGAATCCTTCGGTTGCCGCCGTCCTTGTTACCGATTCGCGGCGTCCTGACGGTGTCGATCGTACATTACTGAATACGACATTCTTTTTATCCCATGAGCTTGATCCTTCATTGGTAGAAACATTTTTAAAACAGGAACGGGAGGCTGCGGGTCAGGTCGAGCAGGGAATTATGAAAATCCTCAATGCCGCTCCGCTTTTTAATCAGCCGATGCTCGTCTTATTTTATCCGTATAAAGAAAAAGGCCTTGCCCAAGGGCTTGCCGTGTTCTTTTCTGCAGAAAAGCTTTCCGACGGATTCGGGCAAGGAACATTGCAGACAACCTATCTGGTAAACGATACGGGTGATGTGCTTATCCATCCCGATTTCGATCTTATCCGCAACGGTACGAACGTGTCCTCTTTCGCTCTTTTTAAGCAGATGCGGGAAAACGGCGATACAAACCGGCAGATGTTATTTGAAGATGAGGCAGGTAAAAAATACTTCGGGTCGTACACACGGCTTTCGCTCGGCGATGCGGCGGTTCTTACTACAGCCGAAGCTGCACAGGTGCTTGAGCCCGTCAACGATACGGCGAAGCGGAATCTCTATTTGAGTATAGCGGTTCTTGCCCTTTCGGCAATGTTCGTGTGGTTTTTGTCAAAAAGCATCAGTACGCCGATTAAGCTGTTGACCGTTGCTGCTCATCAAATTGAAGCGGGCGAATATGAGCTTGACCTAAAACCGAAAACGCATGATGAGGTTGGGCTTTTAACGTCCAGTTTCGTACAGATGGGCAAGGGACTTGCAGAGCGGGAACGGCTCAAAGATTCGTTCGGCAGGTTTATCAATAAGGAAATTGCGGAGCTTGCCGCGCAGGGTCGGTTGGCACTCGGCGGCGAAACTAAGGAAACGACAATCTTCTTTTCTGACATCCGTTCGTTTACCGCTATTTCGGAAAAGCTCGAACCGTTTGAAGTTGTCGGTTTCTTAAATGAATATATGACGCAGATGGTTGAATGCGTTAACGACACGCACGGCGTTGTAGATAAATTTATCGGCGATGCGATTATGGCTGTATGGGGTGCGCCGACAAGTTCAGGCTCTCCTCGCCAAGATGCATTGAATTGTATCCGTGCAGCGCTCCGTATGCGGGCTGCGCTTATGCAATTTAACCGCGGACGGGGAGGGGATAAAAAGCCGATTATCCGTATCGGGTGCGGTATTAATTCGGGTCCTGTCGTTGCCGGACAAATCGGATCTCAAAAGCGTATGGAGTATACGGTTATCGGCGATGCGGTAAACCTTGCTTCCCGAACGGAGGCTTTGAATAAGCCGATGGGAACCGATATTCTTATCACCGAATACACGTATAAGCTTGTGCATGATGAGGTGCTCGTAGAAGAGATGCCGTCGGTTACCGTAAAAGGAAAAGAGAAACCGCTCCGTATGTTTGCGGTCATTAATATGCCCAACGAAAAAGGTATTCCGGGGGCAGGAGAACAAGGTCCGACAAGCCTTAACCAGATTAGAAACGTATTGGGTATTCCCATTCCCGATTTTGCAAAGGTGAATCTTAATGAAGACGAGAAAAAATACAAGATCCAATCCTAG